From Deinococcus aquaticus, one genomic window encodes:
- the abc-f gene encoding ribosomal protection-like ABC-F family protein yields MLVAAVDASKEYGPLTVLSEVNFAVQPGDRVGLVGRNGAGKSTLLKLLTGQLTPDGGSMKRAPGVRVRSLQQDPVFPDGATIDSVLNAAFQDLDELEAELSAAAAAMSSGTPDSILHHEALLENYQRRGGFERRSRKDAVTLAFGFRGRENDLASSLSGGERTRLGLAALLVENPDVLLLDEPTNHLDIVMVEWLEAFLGRYPGAVLVISHDRTFLDTVTRETAYLRGGTLKMYAGNYTKFRELLEVEQEQQAARHAIESKQIASLQASADRMKIWGLGMSKLARRAKAMQARVDRMQNRATAAPAADQRTARITFHAPESGDVILDARHVTRVLPGGRTLFRDVNVQIRRGERIAIIGRNGAGKTTFLRTLLGLEKSDDPRTRLLTGARVTVGYYDQALRGVDPNDTLYDVARTYTQKDPQAHDLLGTFMFPYDQHDKQARILSGGERARLALLKLAQEDHNLLVMDEPTNHLDMEMVESLEVALEDFGGTLMMVSHDRAFIEGLADRIWLIEDGQFFEYPGWEDYKAKHRTAAELEAEALAAAPKAAPKPAAPKGKGLWHLKREVEAIEADIARLETQLEEAQAALNAAPADADFVALGQAAHDLEVQLEAKMTAWSERQAEVEEKGG; encoded by the coding sequence GTGCTTGTTGCCGCCGTGGACGCCAGTAAGGAGTACGGTCCGCTGACCGTGCTGAGTGAAGTGAATTTTGCCGTGCAGCCGGGCGACCGGGTGGGTCTGGTCGGCCGCAACGGTGCCGGGAAAAGCACGCTGCTCAAGCTCCTGACCGGGCAGCTTACCCCCGACGGGGGCAGCATGAAACGCGCGCCCGGCGTGCGGGTCCGCTCGCTGCAACAGGACCCGGTGTTCCCGGACGGGGCGACCATCGACAGCGTCCTGAACGCCGCCTTCCAGGACCTCGATGAACTGGAGGCCGAACTGAGCGCCGCCGCCGCCGCCATGAGCAGCGGCACGCCGGACAGCATCCTGCACCACGAGGCGCTGCTGGAGAACTACCAGCGGCGCGGGGGGTTCGAGCGCCGCAGCCGCAAGGACGCCGTGACCCTGGCCTTCGGGTTCCGGGGCCGCGAGAACGACCTGGCGTCCAGCCTCAGCGGCGGGGAACGCACCCGGCTGGGCCTCGCGGCGCTGCTGGTCGAGAACCCGGACGTGCTGCTCCTCGACGAGCCCACCAACCACCTGGACATCGTGATGGTCGAGTGGCTCGAGGCCTTCCTGGGCCGCTACCCGGGCGCGGTGCTGGTCATCAGTCACGACCGGACCTTCCTGGACACCGTGACCCGCGAGACCGCGTACCTGCGCGGCGGCACCCTGAAGATGTACGCCGGGAACTACACCAAGTTCCGCGAACTGCTGGAAGTCGAGCAGGAGCAGCAGGCCGCCCGGCACGCCATCGAGAGCAAGCAGATCGCCAGCCTGCAGGCCAGCGCGGACCGCATGAAGATCTGGGGCCTGGGCATGAGCAAACTCGCCCGGCGCGCCAAGGCCATGCAGGCCCGCGTGGACCGCATGCAGAACCGCGCGACCGCCGCCCCGGCCGCCGATCAGCGCACGGCCCGCATCACCTTCCACGCGCCGGAAAGTGGCGACGTGATTCTGGACGCCCGGCACGTGACGCGCGTGCTGCCCGGCGGGCGCACCCTGTTCCGGGACGTGAACGTGCAGATCCGCCGGGGCGAACGCATCGCCATCATCGGGCGCAACGGGGCGGGGAAGACCACCTTCCTGCGCACCCTGCTGGGCCTGGAGAAAAGCGACGACCCCCGTACGCGCCTGCTGACCGGGGCGCGCGTGACGGTCGGGTACTACGATCAGGCGCTGCGCGGCGTGGACCCCAACGACACGCTGTACGACGTGGCCCGCACCTACACCCAGAAGGACCCGCAGGCGCACGACCTGCTGGGCACGTTCATGTTCCCATACGACCAGCACGACAAGCAGGCCCGCATCCTCTCGGGCGGCGAACGCGCCCGCCTAGCCCTGCTGAAACTGGCGCAGGAGGACCACAACCTGCTGGTCATGGACGAACCCACCAACCACCTGGACATGGAGATGGTCGAGAGCCTGGAAGTCGCGCTGGAGGACTTCGGCGGCACCCTGATGATGGTCAGCCACGACCGCGCCTTCATCGAGGGGCTTGCCGACCGCATCTGGCTGATCGAGGACGGGCAGTTCTTCGAGTACCCCGGCTGGGAGGACTACAAGGCCAAGCACCGCACGGCCGCCGAACTGGAAGCCGAGGCGCTGGCCGCCGCGCCGAAGGCCGCCCCCAAGCCTGCCGCGCCCAAAGGGAAGGGCCTGTGGCACCTCAAGCGCGAGGTCGAGGCCATCGAGGCGGACATCGCCCGCCTGGAAACGCAACTGGAAGAGGCGCAGGCCGCCCTGAACGCCGCTCCCGCTGACGCGGACTTCGTGGCGCTGGGGCAGGC